A genomic segment from Gadus morhua chromosome 4, gadMor3.0, whole genome shotgun sequence encodes:
- the LOC115541375 gene encoding uncharacterized protein LOC115541375 — translation MLTRSCSERRPLPGFSALLTHSTPKPRNTNSPPPSPPFYPSESTFSPVSVASPPHWVTQALENLEQGERELQALMERQQAEVEEVNRELDGAVFEAQREERRLREKVEQDHREAQRRLDQVKRENGASVRVVQSLLDRQLRKMAQLKEQVHRWGGSAGGANKNQLQRGVAEVTQPWEISLSVKRVKFLPRTPVSDLSLGEVEIREQGMTYPIGVCGVQGQKCALHSGERTFLNTVPTEVRKDLLPNVSGNRRSSVDVDKASAGSTRVVRKLRLSSSGEPKEGLKAPFSKSPSPKHCAASESSQDEEQESLCSDSPGHDLFLAFPPVSSQGESEGDESDVTQDGTEKVRRRKSTFVLVPSDEPSCPPEGSCEEFRASTEIKARGSFSSHSAIDLSPRHCPLASSTKKRSLVSSVDSGSPPSPADSEDSHYSYTVDIPYRRSLKEEHSRAASTADLSGRQRPLIDSGKGERRGIRKANRTRLSPESSTPEQKQGCCQESGGSCTDYNEGDLRPLSPVKRGTCASPVSRSLSLSALEGETFQRNRVEQPSDKCSKEEAVPQLREVEEVGGLPALNAAYLVRQFGKQGSGRTDFNLPSGVHATVKGQLFVVDCGNARIQVTDLQKNVVQQVCPSGAERSARICNYFDVAVNAKGLIALTCAAERALLVFSRHGRLLQTFGGSSIGSTNEELEAPRGVTVTREDEFLVADMKRGSLTALKLDPKTGVRLERTTVTKFHRPHLVAACVTTGLVAVSERGNETGRVPCIRVLEPGWTTIRILGVCSGLGPVLTSAWGLCIDGDGDVLVADWGKRQHRVVFYPAVGVGWPLVAEDLNSPRGLAPVPGGQVVVADSMNHCVKIYRYK, via the coding sequence ATGCTGACGCGCTCGTGCTCTGAGCGTAGGCCCTTGCCCGGGTTCTCCGCCCTGCTGACTCACAGCACCCCCAAACCCCGGAACACCAACTCCCCGCCTCCTTCTCCGCCCTTCTACCCCTCGGAGTCCACGTTCTCGCCCGTCTCCGTCGCCTCGCCGCCTCACTGGGTCACCCAAGCCCTCGAAAACCTGGAGCAGGGCGAGCGAGAGCTGCAGGCCCTGATGGAACGGCAGCAggccgaggtggaggaggtgaaccGGGAGCTGGACGGTGCCGTGTTCGAAGCCCAGCGGGAGGAGCGCCGTCTCCGGGAGAAGGTGGAGCAGGACCACAGGGAGGCCCAGCGGCGGCTCGACCAGGTCAAGAGGGAGAACGGGGCGTCGGTGAGGGTGGTGCAGTCGCTGCTGGACCGGCAGCTCCGTAAGATGGCCCAGCTGAAGGAGCAGGTGCACCGGTGGGGTGGAAGCGCCGGAGGGGCCAACAAGAACCAGCTCCAGAGAGGGGTGGCCGAGGTCACCCAGCCGTGGGAGATATCGCTGTCCGTGAAGAGGGTGAAGTTCCTTCCCAGGACCCCGGTGAGCGACCTCAGCCTCGGAGAGGTGGAGATCCGGGAGCAGGGAATGACGTATCCCATCGGCGTCTGCGGAGTCCAAGGGCAGAAGTGCGCTCTGCACTCGGGTGAGAGGACGTTTCTGAACACCGTCCCCACCGAGGTTCGCAAAGATCTGCTGCCGAATGTGTCCGGGAACAGACGCAGCTCGGTGGATGTCGATAAGGCGAGCGCGGGGAGTACGCGCGTCGTCCGGAAACTGCGACTGTCGAGCTCAGGGGAGCCCAAGGAAGGGCTCAAGGCACCTTTCTCGAAGTCGCCAAGTCCGAAGCATTGCGCTGCTTCCGAGTCGTCCCAAGATGAGGAGCAGGAGTCACTGTGTTCCGACTCGCCGGGCCATGACCTGTTCCTGGCCTTCCCACCGGTCTCAAGCCAGGGCGAGTCGGAAGGCGACGAGTCTGACGTCACGCAAGACGGCACCGAGAAGGTTCGGAGAAGGAAGAGCACCTTTGTCCTTGTCCCAAGCGATGAGCCTTCCTGCCCTCCTGAGGGCAGCTGTGAGGAATTCCGGGCGTCTACGGAGATCAAGGCCAGGGGTTCTTTCTCCAGCCACAGTGCTATAGATCTATCTCCCAGACATTGTCCCCTCGCCTCGTCCACCAAAAAAAGGTCACTTGTTTCCTCAGTGGACAGCGGTAGCCCCCCGTCTCCCGCGGACAGCGAGGACTCCCACTACAGCTACACCGTCGACATCCCTTACAGACGCTCCCTCAAGGAAGAACACAGCCGAGCTGCGTCCACGGCAGACCTCTCTGGCCGGCAGAGGCCCTTGATCGACAGTGGAAAGGGCGAGCGACGTGGAATCAGAAAAGCCAACCGGACGCGCCTCTCCCCAGAGTCCTCAACTCCTGAGCAGAAGCAGGGCTGTTGCCAGGAGTCTGGAGGAAGTTGCACAGACTACAACGAGGGAGATTTGAGACCCCTGAGTCCAGTGAAGAGGGGCACATGCGCTAGTCCTGTGAGCagatctctgtctctgtctgcacTCGAAGGGGAGACCTTCCAACGAAACCGAGTGGAGCAACCATCCGACAAGTGCAGCAAAGAGGAAGCTGTGCCCCAGTTAAGGGAAGTGGAGGAAGTGGGTGGTTTACCGGCACTAAACGCCGCCTACCTCGTCAGACAGTTTGGAAAACAGGGGTCAGGCCGAACCGACTTCAACCTCCCGAGCGGTGTCCATGCCACCGTGAAGGGACAGTTGTTCGTGGTGGACTGCGGCAACGCCCGAATCCAGGTCACGGACCTCCAGAAGAACGTGGTGCAGCAGGTGTGTCCGTCAGGAGCCGAGAGGTCCGCCCGCATCTGCAACTACTTTGACGTGGCGGTGAACGCCAAGGGCCTCATCGCCCTGACCTGCGCCGCCGAGCGAGCCCTGCTTGTCTTCAGCCGTCACGGACGACTCCTCCAGACCTTCGGGGGTTCCTCCATCGGCTCCACCAacgaggagctggaggcccCCCGGGGGGTGACCGTCACCCGGGAGGACGAGTTCCTGGTGGCCGACATGAAGCGAGGCTCCCTGACCGCGCTGAAGCTGGACCCCAAGACGGGCGTGCGACTGGAGCGCACGACGGTCACCAAGTTCCACCGGCCCCACCTGGTGGCGGCCTGCGTCACTACAGGGCTCGTGGCCGTGTCGGAGCGGGGCAACGAGACGGGCCGCGTCCCCTGCATCCGGGTGCTTGAGCCCGGGTGGACCACCATCCGGATCCTGGGGGTGTGCTCGGGCCTGGGTCCCGTCCTGACGAGCGCGTGGGGTCTGTGCAtcgacggggacggggacgtcCTGGTGGCCGACTGGGGCAAGCGGCAGCACCGTGTTGTCTTCTACCCTGCCGTAGGGGTAGGCTGGCCCCTGGTGGCGGAGGACCTGAACAGTCCCAGGGGCTTGGCCCCGGTGCCTGGGGGCCAGGTGGTCGTGGCGGACAGCATGAACCACTGTGTTAAGATCTACCGCTATAagtag